A stretch of Vibrio aphrogenes DNA encodes these proteins:
- the ychF gene encoding redox-regulated ATPase YchF translates to MGFKCGIVGLPNVGKSTLFNALTKAGIEAANFPFCTIEPNTGVVPVPDLRLDALAEIVNPQRTLPTTMEFVDIAGLVAGASRGEGLGNKFLANIRETDAIGHVVRCFENENIVHVAGRISPIEDIEIINLELALADLDSCERAIQRQAKKAKGGDKDAKFEITVLEKLLPVFTEGGMARSVELSKEELAAVGYLNFLTLKPTMYIANVNEDGFENNPYLDKVREYAENENAVVVPVCAAIESEMSELDEEDRDEFLADLGIEEPGLNRVIRSGYELLNLQTYFTAGVKEVRAWTIPIGATAPQAAGKIHTDFEKGFIRAEVVGYDDFIQYKGESGAKEAGKWRLEGKEYIVKDGDVVHFRFNV, encoded by the coding sequence ATGGGTTTCAAATGTGGAATCGTCGGTTTACCAAACGTAGGTAAATCCACTCTGTTTAATGCGCTAACAAAAGCGGGTATTGAAGCGGCAAACTTCCCTTTCTGTACTATCGAACCAAATACAGGTGTTGTTCCAGTACCTGATTTACGTCTTGATGCTTTGGCAGAAATTGTAAACCCACAACGTACGCTACCAACAACGATGGAATTTGTTGATATCGCAGGTTTAGTAGCAGGTGCATCTCGTGGTGAAGGATTAGGAAACAAATTCCTAGCCAATATCCGTGAAACTGATGCCATTGGCCATGTGGTTCGTTGTTTTGAAAATGAAAACATCGTGCACGTTGCAGGTCGTATTTCACCTATCGAAGATATCGAAATCATCAACCTTGAACTGGCTTTAGCAGACTTAGATAGCTGTGAACGTGCGATCCAACGTCAAGCGAAAAAAGCCAAAGGTGGCGATAAAGACGCGAAATTTGAAATCACCGTACTTGAAAAGTTACTTCCTGTATTCACAGAAGGCGGCATGGCTCGCTCTGTTGAATTATCAAAAGAAGAACTAGCAGCGGTTGGTTACTTAAACTTCCTGACTTTAAAACCAACTATGTACATTGCTAACGTTAATGAAGATGGTTTTGAAAATAACCCATACCTAGACAAAGTCCGTGAGTATGCTGAGAACGAAAATGCTGTTGTTGTACCAGTGTGTGCTGCAATTGAATCTGAAATGTCTGAACTTGATGAAGAAGACCGTGATGAATTCCTAGCAGATCTTGGTATTGAAGAACCTGGTTTAAACCGTGTGATTCGTTCTGGCTACGAATTATTGAATTTACAAACCTACTTCACCGCTGGCGTCAAAGAAGTTCGAGCTTGGACTATTCCGATTGGTGCAACCGCGCCACAAGCAGCAGGTAAAATCCACACCGATTTTGAAAAAGGCTTTATTCGTGCAGAAGTCGTTGGTTACGATGATTTCATCCAGTACAAAGGTGAAAGTGGCGCAAAAGAAGCTGGTAAATGGCGTTTAGAAGGAAAAGAGTACATCGTAAAAGATGGCGATGTGGTCCACTTCCGCTTTAATGTTTAA
- a CDS encoding anion permease — translation MNAFKPLPMFIATMIAAVIWFSPPPEGVTVQAWHLLALFIGTIAAIIGKAMPIGALSIVAITLVAITGVTVDPSVANPQKQSMANALSGFSNSLIWLIGSSIIISRGLIKTGLGHRIGYWFISLFGKKTLGIGYALSFAELTIAPITPSNTARGGGIIHPIMRSIAESFSSKGHDESSKKIGEYLALVNYNANPITSAMFITATAPNPLVVDLIAKGTGLDIHITWGQWALAALLPGLVALIVMPLVLYYFFTPEVKSTPNASQFAKQKLAEQGPISLNEKIMLGVFFMLLVLWAGIPAWILGPEYKVDATAVSFIGLSVLLLTGILTWDDVLKEKAAWDTIIWFAALVMMAGYLSKLGLISWFATQIQTNVSVLGLPWWGVTILLCCVYFYAHYFFASTTAHITAMFGAFFAAGLGLGVPPMFLGLALAGASSLMMSITHYATGTAPIIFGSGYVSLGNWWKAGFIMSIVNLFIWSVVGSLWWKVLGFW, via the coding sequence ATGAACGCATTCAAACCACTTCCCATGTTTATCGCAACGATGATAGCTGCGGTCATTTGGTTTAGTCCTCCACCTGAGGGCGTTACCGTACAAGCTTGGCATCTGTTAGCATTATTTATTGGCACCATTGCAGCCATCATAGGTAAAGCGATGCCCATTGGGGCTTTATCTATTGTTGCGATCACTTTAGTGGCTATCACCGGTGTCACAGTGGATCCTTCCGTAGCCAATCCTCAAAAGCAATCCATGGCAAATGCATTAAGTGGCTTTTCCAACAGCTTAATTTGGCTGATCGGCTCTTCTATTATTATTTCGCGAGGCTTAATCAAAACCGGATTAGGGCACCGAATCGGCTATTGGTTTATTTCTTTGTTTGGTAAAAAAACCTTAGGCATTGGTTATGCCCTCAGTTTTGCTGAATTGACCATCGCCCCTATCACGCCAAGTAACACCGCGCGCGGTGGCGGTATTATCCACCCGATCATGCGCTCCATCGCCGAAAGTTTTTCATCAAAAGGACACGATGAGTCCTCCAAAAAAATTGGCGAATATCTCGCCTTAGTCAACTACAACGCCAACCCAATTACTTCCGCGATGTTTATTACCGCCACGGCCCCTAACCCTTTGGTGGTTGATTTGATCGCAAAAGGGACTGGACTTGATATTCATATCACTTGGGGACAATGGGCATTAGCTGCGTTATTACCCGGCTTAGTCGCCTTAATAGTGATGCCTTTGGTTTTATATTACTTCTTTACTCCAGAGGTAAAATCCACGCCAAACGCCTCACAATTTGCAAAACAGAAACTGGCAGAGCAAGGGCCTATTTCGCTCAATGAAAAAATCATGCTCGGGGTCTTTTTCATGCTCTTAGTCTTGTGGGCGGGTATTCCGGCTTGGATATTAGGGCCAGAATATAAAGTAGACGCCACCGCGGTGTCTTTTATTGGCCTATCAGTATTACTGTTAACCGGTATTTTAACTTGGGATGATGTCTTAAAAGAAAAAGCCGCTTGGGACACCATTATTTGGTTTGCCGCCTTAGTCATGATGGCGGGCTATTTGAGTAAATTAGGTTTGATCTCCTGGTTTGCCACTCAAATTCAAACTAACGTCAGTGTTCTCGGTTTGCCTTGGTGGGGAGTGACCATTTTACTGTGTTGTGTGTATTTTTATGCGCACTACTTCTTTGCCAGTACCACAGCCCACATTACAGCCATGTTTGGGGCCTTCTTTGCTGCAGGTTTAGGATTAGGCGTACCTCCGATGTTCTTAGGTTTAGCTTTGGCCGGTGCCTCATCGCTGATGATGTCTATCACCCATTACGCAACTGGTACGGCCCCTATTATCTTCGGTTCTGGTTATGTCTCTCTAGGTAACTGGTGGAAAGCCGGCTTTATCATGAGTATTGTTAACCTGTTTATTTGGAGTGTTGTCGGTAGCTTGTGGTGGAAAGTGTTAGGCTTTTGGTAA
- the lnt gene encoding apolipoprotein N-acyltransferase, producing MKTIWISRLGQLMLAALIGAITTLAFAPFSYWPIAILSPFVLLLILNNHSTKMGFWIAFAWGIGQFGTGINWVHVSIDTFGGMPKPASVLLMALLVGYLALYPALFGALLNRFFPKTTAVRLIIAAPILWLITDWLRGWVFTGFPWLWLGYSQIDSPLNGFAPVSGVESITLAIWLIAGSCAFTLLSKQWRYLLMPLSIFVVSFILNQVHWVKLDPSTKTSFALIQGNIDQKMKWLPSHRWPTLRKYTDMSYANWDSDIVIWPEAAIPALESDLPAFLRNLDMAAKTNNSALITGVLSQDSMGGFYNNVLTLGANEQGPYNYETAKRYSKHHLLPFGEFVPFGDLLRPIAPFFNLPMSSFQRGAYLQPNLIAHGRHLLAALCYEIIFSDQVRDNVTQETNFILTLSNDAWFGHSIGPLQHMEIARMRALELGKPLIRATNNGVTAVTDYRGKIIKQVPQFQTEVLKADVTSTTGNTPYTFIGSWLLYLWCVIGLALAWQLTRKKQH from the coding sequence ATGAAAACCATTTGGATCTCGCGCCTTGGGCAGCTAATGTTAGCTGCCCTTATTGGTGCCATAACAACCTTAGCGTTTGCCCCCTTTTCTTACTGGCCTATCGCTATTCTTAGCCCTTTCGTTTTATTACTTATCCTCAACAATCACAGCACCAAAATGGGCTTTTGGATTGCCTTTGCATGGGGGATAGGACAATTTGGTACCGGCATCAACTGGGTGCACGTCAGCATTGATACCTTTGGAGGAATGCCTAAGCCCGCGAGTGTGTTATTGATGGCACTCTTAGTCGGCTACCTAGCCTTATATCCGGCACTATTCGGGGCTTTACTCAATCGCTTTTTTCCTAAAACAACCGCCGTACGCTTAATCATTGCCGCCCCTATTTTGTGGTTAATCACCGATTGGCTACGTGGTTGGGTATTTACTGGTTTTCCTTGGCTCTGGCTGGGTTACAGTCAAATTGATAGTCCTTTAAATGGCTTTGCCCCCGTTTCTGGTGTCGAATCCATCACGCTGGCAATTTGGCTGATTGCTGGTAGCTGTGCATTTACCCTTTTGAGCAAGCAATGGCGCTATCTCTTAATGCCACTCAGTATTTTTGTGGTGAGCTTTATCTTAAATCAAGTTCACTGGGTCAAGCTCGACCCGAGTACTAAGACATCATTTGCCCTAATCCAAGGCAATATTGATCAAAAAATGAAATGGCTTCCTAGTCATCGTTGGCCAACGTTACGAAAGTACACCGACATGAGTTATGCCAATTGGGATTCTGATATTGTGATTTGGCCAGAAGCGGCGATTCCAGCGTTAGAATCTGATTTACCGGCTTTCTTACGTAATCTCGATATGGCGGCAAAAACAAATAACAGCGCGTTGATCACTGGAGTGCTTTCTCAAGATAGCATGGGAGGTTTTTACAATAATGTCCTCACGCTTGGGGCTAATGAACAAGGCCCGTATAACTATGAGACGGCAAAGCGCTACAGCAAACATCATTTATTACCATTTGGAGAGTTTGTACCTTTTGGGGATCTATTGCGCCCGATTGCTCCATTTTTTAATTTACCCATGTCCTCATTCCAACGTGGAGCTTACTTGCAACCGAATTTAATTGCTCATGGCCGACACTTATTAGCGGCGTTGTGTTATGAAATTATTTTCAGCGATCAAGTTCGTGATAACGTCACTCAAGAAACGAATTTCATTTTGACCTTATCCAACGACGCTTGGTTTGGCCATTCGATTGGCCCGCTACAGCACATGGAAATCGCCCGCATGAGAGCTTTAGAGCTGGGTAAGCCGTTAATTCGTGCCACCAATAATGGCGTTACTGCGGTGACCGATTACCGTGGAAAAATTATTAAACAAGTTCCACAATTTCAAACCGAAGTCTTAAAAGCCGACGTTACCTCAACCACTGGTAATACCCCTTATACTTTTATCGGCTCTTGGTTACTCTACCTTTGGTGCGTTATCGGCTTAGCTCTGGCTTGGCAACTTACCCGTAAAAAACAACATTAA
- a CDS encoding PhoH family protein: MSNKIVTLEINLEPSDNHRLSSLCGPFDDNIKHLERRLGVEINHRSNFFTITGKPHTTAAALEIIKDLYVDTAPVRGTIPDIDPEHIHLAVKESGILEQHQEQPMEYGKEVFIKTKKGVIKPRTPNQAQYLVNMVTHDISFGIGPAGTGKTYLAVAAAVDALERQEIRRILLTRPAVEAGEKLGFLPGDLSQKVDPYLRPLYDALFEMLGFERVEKLIERNVIEVAPLAYMRGRTLNDAFIILDESQNTTVEQMKMFLTRIGFNSRAVITGDVTQIDLPRGARSGLRHAIEVLSEVEDISFNFFLADDVVRHPVVARIVNAYEKWEAQDQKEKKAIEKRRREEREQREAQAAALFSTANANNVNTTTQHSDSE, from the coding sequence GTGAGCAATAAAATCGTAACGCTTGAAATTAATTTAGAACCTTCCGATAACCACAGACTCTCTAGTTTATGTGGTCCTTTTGATGACAATATTAAACATCTTGAACGTCGTTTAGGCGTTGAAATCAACCACCGCAGCAACTTTTTTACCATTACAGGTAAACCTCACACGACAGCGGCGGCATTAGAGATCATCAAAGATTTATACGTCGATACAGCACCAGTGCGTGGCACGATTCCCGATATCGATCCGGAGCATATTCATCTTGCAGTCAAAGAGTCTGGCATTCTAGAGCAACACCAAGAACAACCGATGGAGTATGGTAAAGAAGTCTTTATCAAGACCAAAAAAGGGGTCATTAAACCACGTACCCCCAACCAAGCTCAATATTTGGTCAATATGGTAACTCACGACATCAGCTTTGGTATAGGCCCTGCGGGTACAGGTAAAACTTACCTTGCCGTTGCTGCTGCGGTCGACGCATTAGAACGTCAAGAAATTCGTCGCATTCTGTTAACTCGTCCTGCGGTTGAAGCCGGTGAAAAACTCGGGTTCTTACCGGGGGATTTAAGTCAAAAAGTCGACCCTTATTTGCGTCCACTTTATGATGCCTTATTTGAAATGCTTGGCTTTGAACGAGTAGAAAAGCTGATTGAACGTAACGTGATTGAAGTTGCTCCATTAGCCTATATGCGTGGTCGTACATTAAACGATGCCTTCATCATTTTAGATGAAAGCCAAAACACCACGGTCGAACAAATGAAAATGTTCTTAACTCGTATTGGCTTTAATTCACGCGCTGTGATCACCGGTGACGTGACCCAAATCGACTTACCTCGTGGTGCTCGCTCAGGCCTACGTCATGCGATTGAAGTGTTATCCGAGGTTGAAGACATCAGCTTTAACTTCTTCCTTGCCGATGACGTCGTGCGTCACCCCGTCGTGGCACGTATCGTCAATGCCTACGAAAAATGGGAAGCACAAGATCAAAAAGAGAAAAAAGCGATTGAAAAGCGTCGTCGTGAAGAGCGTGAACAACGTGAAGCCCAAGCAGCCGCTTTGTTCTCAACCGCCAATGCAAACAATGTAAATACAACCACCCAGCACTCAGATTCTGAATAA
- a CDS encoding lactonase family protein, producing MADLSLIISGYTHDESPTGIYFAQLNTQHHQFTLHPSNIDLKHPSYFDYANQQLTVISEVLETQSPTICQYRLDNWQVTPQTQSPLSGSAPCYVEASLSTNMIATAQYGSGHIDIFSCTDDGIIDQHRQTINSQAFAASDEQESHAHQAVLLPISQTLVTVDLGCDCLRVFPFDHHHHTVAITDSYSVALPIESGPRHVIFDKNEQFGVVLCEISEQLILLKKIAGKWQIHGHQAALPQTENGQAAGAIKFSPDERFIYLTGRRQNLIACFAFNGLTGECEYQYAIDCGGRFARDFAISHCGNWLVVANQLSHNLALFRRDNETGELQDTKIRHKVPSPTCIKFI from the coding sequence ATGGCAGATTTATCTTTAATTATCAGTGGTTACACTCATGACGAAAGTCCTACCGGTATTTATTTTGCTCAGTTAAATACTCAACACCATCAATTCACGCTTCATCCTTCCAATATCGATTTAAAACATCCTTCTTATTTTGATTATGCCAACCAACAATTAACCGTCATCTCAGAAGTATTAGAAACTCAGTCACCAACTATTTGCCAATATCGCCTAGATAACTGGCAAGTAACGCCGCAGACTCAATCGCCCTTATCTGGTAGTGCACCTTGCTATGTAGAAGCCAGTTTGAGCACTAATATGATTGCAACCGCTCAATATGGGTCGGGCCATATCGATATTTTTTCATGCACAGATGATGGGATTATTGATCAACATAGACAAACCATTAATAGCCAGGCCTTTGCAGCGTCTGACGAGCAAGAATCACACGCCCACCAAGCGGTCTTACTCCCTATCAGCCAGACTCTGGTTACTGTCGATTTAGGGTGTGATTGCTTACGTGTGTTTCCTTTTGATCATCATCACCACACCGTTGCTATCACAGACTCCTATTCTGTAGCGCTCCCTATCGAAAGTGGCCCTAGACATGTCATCTTTGATAAAAATGAACAGTTTGGGGTCGTGTTATGTGAGATTTCTGAACAATTGATTTTACTCAAAAAAATCGCAGGGAAATGGCAAATACATGGTCATCAAGCTGCATTACCACAAACAGAAAATGGTCAAGCGGCAGGAGCCATCAAATTTTCACCAGACGAGCGCTTTATCTATCTCACCGGCCGCCGTCAAAACTTAATCGCGTGCTTTGCGTTTAATGGTTTAACTGGCGAATGTGAGTATCAATACGCGATAGATTGTGGAGGACGTTTTGCGCGTGATTTTGCGATATCACACTGTGGAAACTGGCTGGTAGTAGCTAACCAATTAAGCCACAACCTTGCGCTCTTTCGCCGCGATAATGAAACAGGTGAACTGCAAGATACGAAGATAAGGCATAAAGTCCCTTCCCCAACTTGCATAAAGTTTATTTAA
- a CDS encoding 2-octaprenyl-3-methyl-6-methoxy-1,4-benzoquinol hydroxylase, with protein MAKFDVVIIGGGMVGAALALGLAKQKKSVALVEGKAPQSFEPSQAMDLRVSAISKASVDLFKQLGAWQAVATKRVTPYLGLETWEHPDCRTRFHASELNLDKLGYMVENRVMQLGLWEQFSQFSNLSVFCPNHLEHIEFAEQTNIVHLDNGKSLETRWVIGADGANSQVRQQAKIGVTAWDYRQRCMLINVALPDLAEGKVRDVTWQWFTPQGPRSFLPLAASAEGVQQGSLVWYDSPQRIKQLQALSPESLREEVLTHFPKELGDIQVLQAGSFSLTRRHAQCYVSNRCVLVGDSAHTINPLAGQGVNLGFKDVSVLLDTIADKGLDSEAAFIAYEKQRRKDNLLMQTGMDFFYTTFSNNIAPLKVLRNVALKAAEHSGEIKKQVLKYALGL; from the coding sequence ATGGCCAAGTTTGATGTAGTCATCATTGGTGGTGGCATGGTTGGGGCAGCACTTGCTCTTGGGTTAGCGAAACAAAAAAAATCAGTCGCGTTAGTTGAAGGCAAAGCACCTCAAAGTTTTGAACCCTCACAAGCGATGGATTTACGGGTGTCGGCTATTTCTAAAGCTTCAGTGGATTTATTTAAGCAGCTTGGTGCTTGGCAAGCCGTAGCGACCAAACGTGTTACACCTTATCTTGGTTTAGAAACTTGGGAACACCCAGATTGCCGTACTCGTTTTCATGCCAGTGAGTTAAATCTCGATAAGCTTGGTTATATGGTTGAAAATAGAGTGATGCAACTGGGGTTATGGGAACAGTTCTCACAATTTTCTAATTTGTCGGTATTTTGCCCCAATCATTTAGAACATATTGAGTTTGCTGAGCAGACAAATATCGTTCATCTTGATAATGGTAAATCGCTTGAAACTCGTTGGGTGATTGGGGCCGATGGTGCTAATTCACAAGTCCGCCAACAAGCGAAGATTGGGGTGACAGCGTGGGATTATCGTCAACGCTGTATGTTAATTAATGTGGCTTTACCTGATCTTGCTGAAGGTAAAGTACGAGATGTGACATGGCAATGGTTTACGCCACAGGGGCCACGTTCGTTTCTGCCACTTGCTGCAAGTGCGGAAGGGGTACAACAAGGGTCATTAGTGTGGTATGACAGCCCTCAACGTATCAAGCAATTACAAGCGCTGTCTCCGGAATCGTTGAGAGAGGAAGTATTAACTCATTTTCCTAAAGAGCTCGGTGACATTCAAGTTTTGCAAGCGGGCTCTTTCTCGTTAACTCGTCGTCACGCTCAATGTTATGTGTCAAATCGTTGTGTACTGGTTGGTGATTCAGCTCATACGATTAATCCTTTAGCCGGGCAGGGAGTCAATCTTGGATTTAAAGATGTCTCCGTATTACTTGATACGATTGCAGATAAAGGGTTGGACTCAGAGGCGGCATTCATTGCTTATGAAAAGCAACGTCGTAAAGATAATTTATTGATGCAAACCGGTATGGATTTCTTCTATACAACCTTCAGTAACAATATCGCCCCGCTGAAAGTTCTGCGTAATGTGGCATTAAAAGCCGCTGAGCATTCTGGAGAAATTAAAAAGCAAGTATTGAAATATGCGTTAGGTTTATAA
- the ybeY gene encoding rRNA maturation RNase YbeY, with translation MTIELDLQIAVEDTDSLPTEAQFQQWLSSAITLFQPQAEVTIRLVESEESQQLNRDYRGKDKPTNVLSFPFEAPPGIEIDLLGDLIICKQVVEREAQEQNKPLIAHWAHMVVHGSLHLLGYDHIEDDEAEEMEALETEILQKLGFADPYLSEKE, from the coding sequence ATGACAATTGAACTCGACCTTCAAATTGCAGTCGAAGACACCGATAGCCTTCCTACGGAAGCACAATTTCAACAATGGTTATCTTCTGCCATTACACTTTTTCAACCACAAGCAGAAGTCACAATTCGTCTTGTTGAAAGTGAAGAAAGCCAACAATTAAACCGTGATTATCGTGGTAAAGATAAGCCAACTAATGTGCTCTCTTTCCCATTTGAAGCGCCACCAGGGATTGAAATTGACCTACTTGGCGATCTTATTATTTGTAAACAAGTGGTTGAACGAGAAGCTCAAGAGCAAAATAAACCCTTAATTGCACATTGGGCGCATATGGTTGTACACGGCTCGCTTCATCTGCTAGGTTATGATCATATTGAAGATGATGAAGCTGAGGAAATGGAAGCCCTTGAAACCGAGATTTTACAAAAACTCGGCTTTGCTGATCCTTACTTATCAGAAAAAGAATAA
- the miaB gene encoding tRNA (N6-isopentenyl adenosine(37)-C2)-methylthiotransferase MiaB, with amino-acid sequence MSKKLLIKTWGCQMNEYDSSKMADLLNAANGYELTEDPAEADVLLLNTCSIREKAQEKVFHQLGRWKTLKDKKEGVVIGVGGCVATQEGDHIRERAPFVDVIFGPQTLHRLPEMIKQSQANTGPVMDISFPEIEKFDSLPEPRAEGATAFVSIMEGCSKYCTYCVVPYTRGEEVSRPMDDVLFEIAQLADQGVREVNLLGQNVNAYRGPTHDGDICTFAELLRLVASIDGIDRIRFTTSHPLEFGDDIIAVYEDTPELVSFLHLPVQSGSDRILTMMKRPHTAIEYKSIIRKLRKARPDIQISSDFIVGFPGESKQDFQDTMKLIKDVDFDMSFSFIFSPRPGTPAADYPCDVPEDEKKERLYELQQQINAQAMRYSRLMLNTEQRILVEGPSKKNLMELRGRTENNRVVNFEGSADLIGQFVDVQITEVFPNSLRGTLIRTEAEMGLRSAVSPAEMMKKTRKEDELGVVTFTP; translated from the coding sequence ATGAGTAAGAAACTGCTAATTAAAACTTGGGGCTGTCAGATGAATGAATACGATTCATCAAAAATGGCCGACCTACTTAATGCCGCGAACGGATATGAACTCACCGAAGATCCAGCGGAAGCAGACGTATTACTGTTAAATACCTGTTCGATTCGTGAGAAAGCGCAAGAGAAAGTGTTCCACCAGCTAGGTCGTTGGAAAACACTTAAAGATAAAAAAGAAGGTGTCGTAATTGGTGTAGGTGGCTGTGTGGCGACTCAAGAAGGTGACCATATCCGCGAACGTGCACCATTTGTTGATGTGATTTTTGGCCCACAAACGCTGCACCGTTTGCCTGAAATGATCAAACAATCGCAAGCCAATACTGGCCCAGTAATGGACATCTCTTTCCCTGAAATTGAGAAATTTGACAGTTTACCTGAACCTCGTGCAGAAGGCGCGACAGCCTTTGTTTCTATTATGGAAGGTTGTTCTAAATACTGTACTTACTGCGTCGTACCTTATACGCGTGGCGAAGAAGTCAGCCGTCCAATGGATGACGTGTTATTTGAAATTGCTCAATTAGCCGATCAAGGGGTACGTGAAGTTAACCTACTAGGCCAAAACGTTAACGCTTACCGTGGCCCTACGCACGATGGCGATATTTGTACCTTTGCTGAATTATTACGCTTAGTGGCTTCTATCGATGGGATTGACCGTATTCGTTTCACCACCAGCCACCCACTAGAGTTTGGTGATGACATCATTGCTGTTTATGAAGATACTCCAGAATTGGTGAGCTTCTTACACTTACCGGTACAAAGTGGTTCTGACCGTATTTTGACTATGATGAAGCGTCCTCATACCGCAATTGAGTACAAATCCATCATTCGTAAGCTACGTAAAGCCCGTCCTGATATTCAAATCAGCTCAGACTTTATTGTTGGCTTCCCAGGTGAGTCAAAACAAGATTTCCAAGACACAATGAAGCTTATTAAAGATGTCGATTTTGACATGAGCTTTAGCTTTATTTTCTCTCCTCGCCCAGGTACACCAGCAGCGGATTACCCATGTGATGTGCCAGAAGATGAGAAAAAAGAACGTTTGTATGAGCTACAACAGCAAATCAATGCACAAGCTATGCGATACTCTCGTTTAATGCTAAATACAGAGCAACGCATCCTAGTGGAAGGCCCATCCAAGAAAAACTTGATGGAACTTCGTGGCCGTACTGAGAATAACCGTGTGGTAAACTTTGAAGGCTCAGCTGACCTAATTGGTCAATTTGTTGATGTACAGATCACCGAAGTATTCCCGAACTCTTTGCGTGGTACTTTAATCCGTACAGAAGCCGAAATGGGCTTACGTTCTGCCGTTTCTCCAGCGGAAATGATGAAAAAAACACGCAAAGAAGATGAGTTAGGGGTTGTTACTTTCACGCCCTAA
- the corC gene encoding CNNM family magnesium/cobalt transport protein CorC (CorC(YbeX) belongs to the Cyclin M Mg2+ Exporter (CNNM) family, and was characterized as belonging to a set of three proteins, at least one of which must be present for CorA to function.) — protein MNDSTSPSQHEGNNDKSEGPSRKSFFERLTHLFQGDPKDRQELVEVFRDSEENDLIDPDTRDMLEGVMEISEMRVRDIMIPRSQMITISRDYDLASLAALIIDATHSRYPVINEDKDHVEGILLAKDLLRYLVSDSTEFELSEVVRPAVVVPESKRVDRLLKEFREERYHMAIVVDEFGGVSGLVTIEDILEEIVGEIEDEFDDEEAADIRQLSKHTFAVRALTDIDDFNDAFNTQYSDEEVDTVGGLVTLAFGHLPERGEVIELDGYSFKITAADNRKIIQLQVTIPNNAETNIDAESQDS, from the coding sequence ATGAACGACAGTACCTCGCCTTCTCAGCATGAAGGCAACAATGATAAATCTGAAGGTCCCAGTAGAAAATCCTTCTTTGAGCGCCTAACTCACCTCTTCCAAGGTGATCCTAAAGATCGACAAGAGTTAGTCGAAGTATTCCGTGATTCAGAAGAAAATGATCTCATTGATCCTGATACGCGCGATATGCTCGAAGGAGTGATGGAAATATCTGAAATGCGTGTGCGCGATATTATGATCCCGCGCTCACAAATGATCACCATCAGTCGTGATTATGACCTAGCGTCATTAGCCGCGTTAATCATTGATGCAACCCACTCTCGCTATCCTGTGATCAATGAAGATAAAGATCACGTGGAAGGCATTTTGCTTGCTAAAGACCTCTTACGCTATTTGGTTTCCGATAGCACAGAGTTCGAGTTAAGTGAAGTTGTTCGACCTGCTGTTGTCGTACCAGAAAGTAAACGTGTTGATCGTCTCTTAAAAGAATTCCGAGAAGAGCGCTACCACATGGCCATCGTGGTGGATGAGTTTGGTGGTGTGTCAGGTTTAGTCACCATCGAGGATATCTTAGAAGAAATTGTTGGCGAAATTGAAGATGAATTTGATGACGAAGAAGCGGCCGATATTCGTCAACTGAGTAAACATACCTTTGCTGTCCGAGCTCTCACCGATATTGATGATTTTAACGATGCGTTTAATACTCAGTACAGTGATGAAGAAGTCGATACAGTGGGTGGCTTAGTAACACTTGCGTTTGGGCACCTGCCTGAGCGAGGCGAAGTGATTGAATTAGATGGGTATAGTTTTAAAATTACCGCGGCAGATAATCGCAAAATCATTCAATTACAAGTCACCATTCCAAATAATGCTGAAACCAATATCGACGCAGAAAGCCAAGATAGCTGA